A region from the Desulfomarina profundi genome encodes:
- the tsaE gene encoding tRNA (adenosine(37)-N6)-threonylcarbamoyltransferase complex ATPase subunit type 1 TsaE, protein MKSGFSIRIKTIQETERIGEILGRKAIGGDVLCLRGDLGAGKTTLTQSIARGLEVPEKYYVSSPSFTILHEYSGRISLYHMDFYRLSGSNEVIELGFEELFYLDGLTVIEWPERAEDILPERRIDIDIRLEEDEERILSFSSDDEVYLKILKEKLCG, encoded by the coding sequence ATGAAGAGTGGTTTTTCAATTCGGATAAAGACGATTCAGGAAACTGAACGAATAGGTGAAATACTTGGCAGAAAAGCCATCGGTGGAGATGTCCTCTGTCTTCGTGGAGATCTTGGCGCTGGAAAAACTACTCTGACCCAGTCTATTGCAAGGGGGCTTGAGGTGCCGGAGAAGTATTATGTCTCAAGCCCATCTTTTACGATTCTTCATGAATACAGTGGACGTATTTCTCTGTATCATATGGATTTTTATAGATTATCCGGTTCAAACGAGGTTATTGAATTAGGGTTTGAAGAATTATTTTACCTGGATGGACTGACGGTTATTGAATGGCCGGAAAGAGCGGAAGATATTCTGCCGGAAAGGCGGATCGATATTGATATCAGGCTGGAAGAGGACGAAGAGAGAATACTGAGTTTTTCTTCGGACGATGAAGTTTATTTAAAGATATTGAAAGAGAAGCTCTGTG
- a CDS encoding cold shock domain-containing protein encodes MSERVKGKVKWFNASKGYGFLERPDGEADVFVHFSAIQGKDSKVLKKGKRLNSQLPRLTRDYRRKM; translated from the coding sequence ATGTCAGAGCGTGTGAAAGGAAAAGTGAAATGGTTTAATGCCAGCAAAGGGTATGGTTTTCTTGAAAGACCTGACGGAGAGGCTGATGTGTTTGTTCACTTCAGTGCCATCCAGGGGAAGGATTCAAAAGTCTTGAAGAAGGGGAAGAGGTTGAATTCACAATTGCCCAGACTGACAAGGGATTACAGGCGGAAAATGTAA
- a CDS encoding extracellular solute-binding protein → MGFYQTFSVFFLIVFFSRPLFAAHGISMDGELKYPAGFKKFDYCSPRAIKSGRIVLHDLGGFDKLNPFTFKGEPPFGLETLVFEPLAVASLDEPFSEYGLLARDIELAEDGLSVTYTLDENARFSDGTPVTVEDVAYTLEILKGKKVHPFYPYYYKDIVGSEIIAPGKIRFNFARKNRELHLIASQIRVLSKKFYEKFGFGVKSNGSQPAIPIGSGPYVIDKVRYGKSITYKKNPHYWAKEHPVTKGMYNYDEITIKYFKDQTIALEAFKAGEFDYLPVNIAKQWARDMKGPKFDSGKIVKKNFIHFNNAGMQCFVMNTRRSLFKNRLVRQAMGLALDFEWINRALFFDQYTRSNSFFSNSPLAAKGLPKGLELQYLKQYRSILPKDVFLKPLRPPRVTRENSLRKNLKKAKGLLAAAGWKVKNGLLVNDEGRKFQFEILLVSPSFERVMAPYAATLRKLGIEAKYRTVDQTLYVERLKKFDFDMIVTTFSQSLSPGNEQRNYWHSSSASRRGSKNYAGIHSEAVDGLVDRIIYAENSRQLSSACKALDRVLWYGYYVVPNWYLGSHRISYYRKIHFPEKLPLYYDPTQLLMTSWMEKAQ, encoded by the coding sequence ATGGGATTTTATCAAACGTTCTCTGTCTTTTTCCTGATTGTATTTTTCAGTCGACCTCTTTTTGCTGCTCATGGAATTTCCATGGATGGCGAGTTGAAATACCCGGCCGGTTTTAAAAAATTTGACTATTGTTCCCCACGGGCCATAAAAAGTGGCAGGATCGTTCTTCATGATCTCGGTGGTTTTGACAAGTTAAATCCATTCACATTCAAGGGAGAGCCGCCTTTCGGCCTGGAAACACTGGTCTTTGAACCTCTTGCGGTAGCAAGTCTTGATGAACCGTTTTCTGAGTATGGCTTGCTGGCAAGAGATATTGAGCTGGCAGAAGATGGTTTGTCCGTTACCTACACACTGGATGAAAACGCCAGATTTTCCGACGGTACACCCGTAACTGTCGAAGATGTCGCCTATACACTCGAGATTTTAAAAGGGAAAAAGGTTCATCCGTTTTATCCCTATTATTACAAGGATATTGTAGGATCAGAAATAATTGCTCCAGGGAAAATACGGTTCAATTTTGCCCGTAAAAACAGGGAGCTTCATCTTATAGCCAGTCAGATACGGGTACTTTCAAAGAAATTTTATGAAAAATTCGGTTTTGGGGTAAAGTCGAATGGCAGTCAGCCTGCAATCCCGATCGGATCGGGTCCGTATGTCATTGACAAGGTCCGCTATGGTAAAAGTATCACCTATAAAAAAAATCCTCATTACTGGGCAAAAGAGCACCCTGTGACGAAGGGAATGTACAATTACGACGAGATCACTATAAAATATTTCAAGGATCAGACAATCGCCCTTGAAGCATTCAAAGCCGGAGAATTTGATTATCTTCCTGTAAATATTGCCAAGCAGTGGGCAAGGGATATGAAAGGGCCGAAATTCGATTCCGGTAAAATCGTCAAAAAAAATTTTATCCATTTTAATAATGCCGGAATGCAGTGTTTCGTCATGAACACCAGGCGATCTTTGTTTAAAAATCGACTGGTGCGTCAAGCAATGGGACTGGCGCTGGACTTTGAATGGATTAACAGGGCTCTATTTTTTGACCAGTATACAAGGTCAAACTCCTTTTTCAGTAATTCGCCCCTGGCCGCAAAAGGATTGCCGAAGGGCCTTGAGCTGCAGTATCTGAAACAGTATCGTTCAATATTGCCAAAAGACGTTTTTCTGAAACCACTGAGACCACCCCGGGTGACCAGGGAGAACAGTCTGCGAAAAAACCTGAAAAAGGCAAAAGGTCTGCTTGCAGCCGCTGGTTGGAAGGTAAAGAATGGTCTTCTTGTGAACGATGAAGGCAGGAAATTTCAATTCGAAATTCTCCTTGTTTCCCCATCTTTTGAAAGGGTCATGGCTCCATATGCGGCGACTCTTCGCAAACTGGGTATCGAGGCGAAATACCGAACTGTGGATCAGACCCTCTATGTTGAGAGACTGAAAAAATTTGATTTTGATATGATTGTGACCACTTTTTCACAATCTCTTTCGCCAGGAAATGAGCAGCGGAACTACTGGCATTCTTCTTCGGCTTCCCGAAGAGGTTCGAAAAATTATGCGGGAATACACTCAGAGGCAGTAGATGGACTGGTAGACAGAATTATATATGCGGAAAACTCCAGGCAGTTGTCCAGTGCCTGCAAAGCACTGGACAGGGTATTGTGGTATGGATATTACGTGGTACCGAACTGGTATCTTGGAAGTCACCGTATCAGTTATTACAGAAAAATACATTTCCCTGAAAAATTACCTCTGTATTATGATCCAACCCAGCTTCTTATGACATCCTGGATGGAAAAAGCTCAATAG
- a CDS encoding 3-isopropylmalate dehydratase large subunit: protein MGKTIAEKIFDSHLRDQPSPDNMILSLDVVMCHEITTPIAIMDLMEKGMDKVFDADRIKAVIDHVTPAKDTKTATQGKIMREWARRHKIKDFFDVGENGVCHALFPEKGFVRPGYTVIMGDSHTCTHGAFGAFAAGVGTTDLEVGIYKGVCSFRAPETMKINIVGELQPSVTAKDVILNIIKRISVNGATDRIIEFTGPVVESFNMSSRMTLCNMAVEAGATCGICLPDRVTAEYLWPFIRNDYATIDDAVNEYRQYHSDPDAEYVESLEIDVTTLVPQVTYGYKPDLVKDINEMVGTPVDQIYIGSCTNGRIEDLRNAASILKGKKLANSVRGIVTPATPLIYRQALEEGLIAIFMDAGFCVLNPTCGACLGMSSGVLAEGESCASTTNRNFNGRMGKGGMVHLMSPYSAAATALNGKITDPRDFL from the coding sequence ATGGGAAAAACCATCGCTGAAAAGATCTTTGACTCCCACCTGAGAGACCAACCCTCACCTGATAATATGATCCTGAGCCTTGATGTCGTCATGTGTCATGAAATCACTACCCCCATAGCCATAATGGATTTGATGGAAAAGGGTATGGATAAGGTATTTGATGCCGACAGGATAAAAGCTGTCATTGATCATGTAACACCGGCAAAAGATACCAAAACGGCCACCCAGGGAAAGATAATGAGGGAGTGGGCTAGAAGACACAAAATCAAAGATTTTTTCGATGTCGGAGAAAACGGAGTCTGTCACGCTCTCTTTCCTGAAAAGGGGTTCGTCAGGCCGGGTTATACCGTCATCATGGGTGATTCACACACCTGTACCCACGGTGCATTCGGGGCATTTGCCGCCGGTGTCGGAACAACAGACCTTGAGGTTGGTATTTACAAGGGTGTCTGTTCCTTCAGGGCGCCGGAAACAATGAAAATTAATATCGTCGGGGAATTACAGCCATCCGTCACAGCCAAAGATGTTATTCTCAATATCATCAAAAGAATTTCCGTGAACGGAGCCACTGACAGGATAATTGAATTCACAGGACCCGTCGTTGAATCCTTTAACATGTCAAGTCGAATGACTTTATGTAATATGGCTGTGGAGGCAGGAGCAACATGCGGTATCTGCCTGCCCGACCGGGTCACAGCTGAATATCTCTGGCCGTTTATCCGTAATGATTATGCTACAATAGACGATGCCGTCAACGAGTACAGACAATATCATTCAGATCCCGATGCAGAATATGTTGAATCTCTTGAAATTGATGTTACCACACTGGTTCCTCAGGTGACATACGGTTACAAGCCTGATCTTGTAAAAGATATCAATGAAATGGTTGGCACCCCAGTTGACCAGATCTACATAGGTTCCTGTACCAACGGAAGAATTGAAGATCTGCGGAATGCTGCGTCAATTCTCAAAGGCAAAAAACTGGCAAACAGTGTTCGGGGTATTGTCACTCCCGCCACACCCCTGATATACAGACAGGCTCTTGAAGAAGGCCTTATAGCCATTTTTATGGATGCTGGATTCTGTGTCTTGAATCCCACCTGTGGTGCCTGCCTGGGGATGAGTTCCGGAGTACTTGCGGAAGGAGAAAGTTGCGCCTCCACCACCAATCGAAACTTCAATGGCAGGATGGGAAAAGGTGGCATGGTTCATCTCATGAGTCCGTATTCCGCTGCAGCCACAGCTCTCAACGGTAAAATCACTGATCCCAGAGACTTTTTATAA
- a CDS encoding 3-isopropylmalate dehydratase small subunit has translation MKEFGGPAVFLDRNDINTDEIIPAKYLTEISKTALKPHLLEDLLLDGKPFDNQSDRMKQAKVVITRANFGCGSSREHAVWAFEVNDINVIIAESFARIFRQNMFNCGIVAIELAEDKLNRLFELGEEVTISVNLETCELQAKDSQGGKSFTLPFELNSFDRDLVAAGGWLAYADAKY, from the coding sequence ATGAAAGAATTTGGAGGTCCAGCAGTTTTTCTGGACAGAAATGATATAAACACAGATGAAATAATTCCGGCAAAATATCTGACAGAGATCTCAAAAACAGCATTGAAACCACATCTTCTCGAAGATCTTCTCCTGGATGGTAAACCGTTCGACAATCAATCCGATCGGATGAAACAGGCAAAAGTTGTGATTACAAGAGCCAATTTCGGTTGCGGGTCTTCCAGGGAACATGCGGTCTGGGCCTTTGAAGTCAATGATATCAACGTAATAATTGCAGAGAGCTTTGCCAGGATCTTCCGTCAGAACATGTTCAATTGTGGTATTGTCGCCATTGAACTCGCAGAAGACAAATTAAACCGGCTTTTTGAGCTCGGTGAAGAAGTGACCATATCGGTTAATCTTGAAACTTGCGAACTGCAGGCAAAAGACAGTCAGGGGGGAAAATCGTTCACCCTCCCATTTGAATTGAACTCCTTTGACCGTGACCTTGTTGCGGCCGGCGGATGGTTGGCCTATGCCGACGCAAAATATTGA
- a CDS encoding DnaJ C-terminal domain-containing protein encodes MDYYEVLGVDRKASLAEIKKKYRKLALKYHPDKNKGDKESETKFKEISEAYAVLSDPEKKQQYDQFGSTQFHRQYSQEDIFRNFDLNEIFRQFDFGGRTASFTSGMGGNGGGRSFGSFFNRSGGCGGGCHSAPVKGQDMTYQIEVTLDEVLNGADRKITLQKNGRTHNVSVKIPKGIESGKRLRLKGKGAESPNGGPPGDLYLKVSIADDRRFRRENDDLIVEKLISFSEACLGTKVEIETLEGKKFKVNIEPGSVHDSRLRIKGYGLPAGPLGDRGNLYVKVGVKVPRELTEEQRKLVEKLQELGL; translated from the coding sequence ATGGATTATTATGAAGTTCTGGGTGTTGATCGGAAAGCATCCCTTGCAGAAATAAAGAAAAAATATCGGAAACTTGCGTTGAAATATCATCCCGATAAAAACAAGGGTGATAAGGAATCTGAAACGAAGTTCAAAGAAATAAGTGAGGCTTATGCCGTTTTGTCGGACCCCGAGAAGAAACAGCAGTACGATCAGTTTGGTTCCACACAGTTTCATCGGCAGTATTCCCAGGAAGATATTTTCAGAAACTTCGACCTGAATGAAATTTTCAGGCAGTTTGATTTTGGTGGTCGCACGGCCTCTTTTACCTCAGGAATGGGTGGAAATGGAGGAGGTCGTTCTTTTGGTTCTTTTTTTAATCGTTCCGGAGGATGCGGGGGTGGGTGTCATTCAGCGCCGGTAAAAGGCCAGGATATGACTTATCAGATTGAAGTGACTCTGGACGAAGTTCTCAACGGGGCTGATCGTAAGATCACATTGCAAAAAAATGGTAGAACCCATAACGTTTCAGTTAAAATCCCAAAAGGCATAGAATCCGGAAAAAGACTTCGTCTGAAGGGTAAAGGTGCAGAATCTCCCAATGGCGGTCCTCCGGGTGATTTATATCTGAAGGTAAGTATAGCTGATGACAGACGATTCCGTCGGGAAAATGATGATCTCATCGTTGAAAAACTTATCTCATTCAGCGAAGCCTGTCTGGGGACGAAAGTCGAAATTGAAACTCTGGAGGGAAAGAAGTTCAAGGTCAATATTGAGCCGGGTTCGGTGCATGATTCCCGCCTTCGGATAAAAGGATATGGTTTGCCCGCAGGACCTCTGGGAGACCGTGGAAATCTTTATGTCAAGGTGGGGGTGAAGGTGCCCCGTGAATTGACGGAAGAACAACGAAAGCTGGTTGAAAAATTGCAGGAACTGGGCTTGTAA
- a CDS encoding single-stranded DNA-binding protein, whose amino-acid sequence MINKVILVGNLGSDPELRYTQSGTAVATLSVATNRRWKDRDGNPQEETEWHRVIVWAQSAEFCSNYLSKGMKVYVEGRLQTRKWQDQNGNDRYTTEIIASTIQNLTPRSGEFAGGGSQEPPLPPDPFGDSSTGGSPTTGEDVPF is encoded by the coding sequence ATGATAAATAAAGTAATCCTTGTGGGAAATCTGGGAAGTGATCCTGAACTGCGATATACACAGAGTGGCACTGCAGTTGCGACATTAAGTGTGGCCACCAACAGACGCTGGAAGGATAGGGATGGGAATCCTCAGGAAGAAACTGAATGGCATCGTGTGATAGTCTGGGCACAGAGTGCCGAGTTTTGCAGTAACTACCTGTCCAAGGGAATGAAGGTTTATGTTGAAGGACGCCTGCAGACTCGAAAGTGGCAGGATCAGAATGGCAATGATCGGTATACTACTGAAATCATAGCATCAACGATTCAGAACCTTACTCCACGAAGTGGTGAATTTGCTGGTGGTGGCAGCCAGGAACCTCCACTGCCCCCTGATCCATTTGGGGACAGTTCCACAGGAGGAAGTCCAACAACAGGTGAGGATGTTCCGTTCTAG
- a CDS encoding SPL family radical SAM protein, with protein sequence MAGKSWKDPSYFIEKLYVEESCLNLPYTREIIERTGLDYIPVAERGKPNDLDGDFAVNLTAGKRQLFLCENRGVFFKPCPGTKEYRCCDYQVLSTGMNCPIDCVYCILQAYLNSPWLTHYVNIDKLFQELDAALNENPETFYRIGTGEFTDSLAIDRFTCLSKYLVSYFAKKTNAVLELKTKSAVIENLKGLEHNRRTVVAWSLNSPSVMKKEELRSATLDERLAAAAECADMGYRLAFHFDPIIDHPGWREGYSETVRLLYETVPADAIAWISMGALRYIPSLKDIGMKRFPNSNIYFQEFIEGLDNKSRYFRPERVKLYRHIYEELKKKASSRTCIYFCMESDEIWKEVMGFVPEEKGGIPRMLDRSVS encoded by the coding sequence GTGGCGGGAAAATCGTGGAAGGATCCATCATATTTCATAGAAAAACTCTATGTTGAGGAGTCATGCCTGAATCTGCCGTATACTCGGGAAATTATAGAAAGAACAGGCCTTGATTATATTCCGGTTGCAGAGAGAGGGAAGCCCAATGATCTGGATGGGGATTTTGCTGTAAATCTTACGGCAGGAAAACGTCAGTTGTTCCTCTGTGAAAACCGGGGAGTTTTTTTCAAACCCTGTCCAGGTACAAAAGAATATCGGTGTTGTGATTACCAGGTACTCAGCACAGGAATGAATTGTCCCATTGACTGTGTTTATTGTATTCTGCAGGCCTATCTGAATTCTCCATGGTTGACACATTATGTGAATATTGACAAACTGTTTCAAGAACTCGATGCTGCGCTGAATGAGAATCCGGAAACATTTTACCGGATTGGTACAGGGGAGTTTACCGATTCTTTGGCCATTGACAGATTTACATGTCTGAGTAAATATCTTGTTTCATATTTTGCCAAAAAGACAAATGCAGTTCTGGAGTTGAAGACCAAAAGTGCGGTGATAGAGAATCTCAAGGGACTTGAGCACAACAGAAGGACTGTTGTGGCATGGTCATTAAACAGTCCTTCTGTCATGAAAAAGGAGGAGCTGCGTTCTGCTACATTGGATGAAAGGTTGGCGGCTGCTGCAGAATGCGCGGACATGGGGTACAGGCTGGCCTTTCATTTTGATCCGATTATTGATCATCCTGGCTGGCGTGAGGGATATTCTGAAACTGTACGGCTGCTGTACGAAACTGTTCCTGCCGATGCAATAGCCTGGATATCCATGGGAGCGTTGCGTTATATTCCGAGCCTGAAAGATATTGGAATGAAACGTTTTCCCAATTCAAATATATATTTTCAGGAATTTATCGAGGGTCTTGATAACAAGTCCAGGTATTTCAGACCGGAAAGAGTCAAACTGTATCGTCATATCTATGAGGAACTCAAGAAAAAAGCTTCTTCCCGGACCTGTATTTATTTCTGCATGGAAAGCGATGAGATCTGGAAAGAGGTTATGGGTTTTGTTCCAGAAGAAAAAGGGGGGATTCCGCGTATGCTGGACAGGAGTGTTTCATAG
- a CDS encoding glycosyltransferase family 2 protein, whose amino-acid sequence MSPCPVSVIIPTYNRSEFLNRALESIRRQTVRCGEIIVVDDGSTDQTASVVRDFSQRYTIDVIYLRQENRGPAGARNSGITVARYPYIAFLDSDDHWNKKKLELQFAAMNENPDFWISHTREKWLRNGQHLNQKRIHIPRHGNIFNHCLLLCGVGMSTVMLKKELFSKVGKFDERLRCCEDYDFWLRVSCRFLFYLIDLPLTIKEGGRADQVSYIYRVGMDKLRIQAITNLLDSGILQQDQIQAALLELEKKCTVYGNGCIKHGKKEEGQSFFQLTEKYKMRYLSESVK is encoded by the coding sequence ATGTCTCCCTGCCCAGTTTCGGTCATTATTCCCACTTACAATCGTTCAGAATTCCTCAACCGGGCGCTTGAATCCATACGCAGGCAAACGGTGAGATGTGGAGAAATTATCGTTGTTGATGACGGGTCCACTGATCAAACCGCATCGGTTGTTAGGGATTTTTCTCAACGGTATACCATTGATGTAATTTATTTACGGCAGGAAAATCGTGGGCCTGCTGGAGCAAGAAACAGCGGGATTACAGTCGCCAGATATCCCTATATTGCTTTTCTTGATTCAGATGATCACTGGAACAAAAAAAAACTGGAACTGCAGTTTGCGGCAATGAATGAAAATCCAGATTTCTGGATCAGTCACACGAGGGAAAAATGGCTTCGAAATGGTCAACATCTCAATCAGAAGAGGATCCATATTCCCCGACACGGCAATATCTTTAATCACTGTCTTCTGTTATGTGGAGTTGGTATGTCAACAGTAATGTTGAAAAAGGAGCTGTTTTCAAAAGTGGGAAAATTTGATGAACGCCTGAGGTGTTGCGAAGACTATGATTTCTGGCTCAGGGTAAGTTGCAGGTTTTTGTTTTATCTTATTGATTTACCGTTGACAATTAAAGAAGGAGGGCGTGCGGACCAGGTCTCTTATATTTATCGTGTGGGTATGGATAAGTTACGAATTCAAGCCATTACCAATTTACTGGATTCGGGTATCCTTCAGCAAGATCAGATACAGGCTGCCCTGCTTGAGCTTGAAAAAAAGTGTACTGTTTATGGGAATGGTTGTATAAAGCATGGAAAAAAAGAGGAGGGACAATCATTCTTTCAACTTACAGAGAAGTACAAAATGAGATATCTATCTGAATCCGTGAAATGA
- a CDS encoding Rne/Rng family ribonuclease — protein sequence MSTEIMINATSYEVRLALVEDGTLSEFHMQRHTEKGLMGNVYKGKVVRVLPGMQAAFVDIGLERTGFLYVADVCVASDSPELCSCMTDCANTNIKAQGLHIEDLLTEGQDIIVQVNKDPIGTKGARLTCHITLPCRNLVFIPLTDHIGISRKIEDEEVREQLKQQIEEIRPDNAGFIVRTVAEHATREELEADMEFLMLLWDDVMDRAKNLPAPAVIFEDLDIISRSIRDFFTLDVDKLIIDDPAGHKKLLQFAETFAPQLLDKIELYDEKIPLFEAHNIEAEITRATEKKVWLRSGGYIIIESTEALSVIDVNTGRFVGKKNLNDTIFKTNMEAAIEIAYQLRLRNIGGIIIIDFIDMEDEQHRETLFNTFKEAVKKDKSRNNILKLSEFGLVQMTRKRNSENLHQLMCEPCHYCSGEGMIKSRRTICYDIFRKISRNVSRAKGSTITLRVHPRIADMLNEEEELTRTRLEEDTGKRIIVAPSKDLHMEKYEIIWQN from the coding sequence ATGTCCACAGAAATAATGATCAACGCGACGAGCTATGAGGTGCGTCTGGCCCTTGTGGAGGATGGAACCCTGAGCGAATTTCATATGCAGAGGCATACTGAAAAAGGCCTCATGGGAAATGTCTACAAAGGCAAAGTGGTTCGTGTCCTGCCGGGGATGCAGGCTGCATTTGTGGATATCGGCTTGGAGCGCACAGGATTTCTCTACGTTGCCGACGTCTGCGTTGCCTCTGATTCCCCCGAACTTTGTTCCTGCATGACCGACTGTGCTAATACCAATATAAAAGCCCAGGGACTTCACATTGAAGATCTTCTGACTGAAGGTCAGGATATCATTGTCCAGGTCAACAAGGATCCTATCGGTACAAAAGGGGCAAGACTCACCTGCCATATAACCCTTCCCTGCCGAAATCTTGTTTTTATTCCCCTTACGGACCATATCGGCATATCAAGAAAAATTGAGGACGAGGAAGTTCGCGAACAACTCAAACAACAGATCGAGGAAATTCGTCCCGATAATGCCGGTTTTATCGTTCGGACAGTCGCAGAACATGCAACCAGGGAAGAGCTTGAAGCTGACATGGAGTTTCTGATGCTGCTCTGGGATGACGTAATGGACAGGGCCAAAAACCTGCCAGCACCTGCAGTTATCTTTGAAGATCTTGATATTATCTCCAGATCCATCAGGGATTTTTTCACTCTTGATGTGGATAAACTCATAATAGATGATCCGGCCGGGCATAAAAAACTTCTCCAGTTCGCGGAAACATTTGCCCCCCAGCTTCTGGACAAAATCGAACTGTATGACGAAAAAATCCCCCTGTTTGAAGCCCACAACATAGAGGCGGAAATAACAAGGGCCACAGAAAAGAAAGTATGGTTGCGTTCCGGTGGATATATCATAATTGAAAGTACGGAAGCGTTGTCAGTAATCGATGTCAATACTGGGCGATTTGTTGGAAAAAAGAATCTGAATGATACGATTTTCAAAACCAATATGGAAGCGGCGATTGAGATAGCCTACCAACTTCGATTACGTAATATCGGTGGAATAATCATTATTGATTTCATTGATATGGAAGATGAACAGCATCGGGAAACTCTCTTTAATACATTTAAGGAGGCCGTAAAAAAAGATAAGAGCAGGAATAATATTCTCAAGCTCTCTGAATTTGGTCTGGTGCAGATGACACGGAAAAGAAATTCTGAAAACCTGCACCAGCTGATGTGCGAACCCTGCCACTACTGTTCCGGCGAAGGTATGATCAAATCCAGGCGCACAATCTGCTATGATATCTTCAGAAAAATCAGCAGGAATGTCAGCAGGGCAAAAGGATCGACCATAACCCTGCGGGTCCATCCCAGAATAGCGGACATGCTCAATGAGGAAGAAGAGTTGACAAGAACACGCCTTGAGGAGGACACAGGAAAACGCATTATTGTCGCGCCCTCAAAAGACCTGCACATGGAAAAATACGAAATAATCTGGCAGAATTAA
- a CDS encoding M23 family metallopeptidase → MAFKYKKKSSGPRRFFLTILLLLVITVITGGFFLFFEGEKPVASLNGNGEFIGKKGVVKFTVSDNQSGIKSITLTAAQNDQTKILYKKTFKRNSYKGQAGPTKESKAISFDAKKLGFKDGPVLLALETSDFSFRGWLKGNTTHVTKKIILDTKPPRIQILHSEKYIIPGGSGIAIYRLSDKEAGNGVMLNGHFNPGFLIGDGRDDTFIAFFGLPYDAKSIDTLAVTAIDRAGNRTVAPFSTIYKADRKKRDRINVTDGFLNKKIPEFEQFYPDLTGTFLEKYLYINNTVRKQNNQKISSLCNSPSAKRMWKDKFARMPGSSRAGFADHRTYFYKGRPIDKQVHLGMDIASTRRANVRAANSGIIVYADYLGIYGNMIMIDHGQGVFSLYSHLSQINVAPGDKVTPQSVIGLTGTTGMAGGDHLHFSMLVNGIFVTPKEWWDQHWIEVTVDEPLIDSKF, encoded by the coding sequence ATGGCTTTCAAATACAAAAAAAAATCTTCCGGTCCCCGTCGCTTTTTTCTCACAATCCTGCTGCTCCTTGTCATCACCGTTATAACCGGTGGTTTTTTCCTCTTTTTCGAAGGAGAAAAACCTGTTGCAAGCCTCAATGGAAACGGTGAATTCATCGGTAAAAAGGGGGTTGTCAAATTCACTGTCTCAGACAATCAGAGTGGAATAAAATCAATTACTCTAACAGCAGCCCAGAACGATCAAACAAAAATACTTTATAAAAAAACTTTTAAAAGGAATTCTTATAAAGGGCAGGCTGGTCCGACAAAAGAGAGTAAAGCTATTTCTTTCGATGCAAAGAAACTTGGCTTTAAAGACGGTCCGGTACTGCTTGCTCTTGAAACCTCCGATTTTTCTTTCAGAGGCTGGCTGAAAGGAAATACCACCCATGTCACGAAGAAAATTATTCTGGACACCAAACCTCCCCGGATCCAGATTCTCCACAGTGAAAAATATATTATACCCGGCGGAAGTGGTATAGCCATTTACAGATTATCTGACAAGGAAGCCGGAAATGGCGTCATGCTCAACGGCCATTTCAACCCCGGATTTCTGATTGGGGACGGCCGCGATGATACGTTCATCGCATTTTTCGGTCTTCCCTATGATGCCAAATCAATAGACACCCTCGCAGTCACCGCCATTGACAGAGCAGGTAACCGGACAGTGGCCCCCTTTTCCACAATATATAAGGCCGACAGGAAGAAACGTGACAGGATTAATGTCACAGATGGCTTTCTGAACAAGAAAATTCCTGAGTTTGAGCAGTTCTACCCTGATCTCACAGGAACCTTTTTGGAAAAATATCTCTATATAAACAATACAGTACGCAAACAGAACAACCAGAAAATAAGCTCTTTATGCAATAGCCCATCTGCAAAAAGAATGTGGAAAGACAAATTTGCGCGAATGCCCGGCAGTTCAAGAGCCGGTTTTGCCGACCATCGCACCTATTTTTATAAAGGACGTCCCATTGACAAACAAGTCCACCTGGGTATGGATATAGCATCAACAAGACGTGCCAATGTGAGAGCTGCCAACAGCGGTATAATTGTTTATGCGGATTATTTAGGTATCTACGGCAACATGATCATGATTGATCACGGTCAGGGGGTCTTCAGTCTTTATTCACATCTCAGCCAGATTAATGTGGCTCCAGGAGACAAAGTCACACCACAATCCGTTATTGGATTAACGGGCACTACCGGAATGGCCGGAGGAGATCATCTCCATTTCTCCATGCTTGTCAATGGTATTTTTGTCACCCCAAAAGAATGGTGGGATCAGCACTGGATTGAGGTGACCGTGGATGAGCCGCTTATCGATTCCAAATTTTAA